The following proteins are encoded in a genomic region of Amia ocellicauda isolate fAmiCal2 chromosome 6, fAmiCal2.hap1, whole genome shotgun sequence:
- the cpox gene encoding oxygen-dependent coproporphyrinogen-III oxidase, mitochondrial, with protein MSVILLLGVSRTGRASARHVLPCWGRRALNANVSRALLNETRLVSPSGSPSGTNSTVRFMHPVAGDKTAAGGRYRRRLLVGACAAAVAGLFAGLSHFQRAEMKSRPDSDDGGDDILQKCKSFMSAPVTDVRVLQKNKEAMSTKMELLIMETQAEFCRALAEVDGGTFQVDRWDRKEGGGGVSCVMQDSKVFEKAGVNVSVVFGHLTEEAAKQMTSRGKKLKGKDGKLPFCAMGVSSVIHPKNPHIPTVHFNYRYFEIEEADGSKQWWFGGGTDLTPVYIDKADAAHFHGVLKEACDKHNPKHYPDFKKWCDKYFFIRHRGETRGIGGIFFDDLVSPSQEEVFAFVKSCAKTVVPCYLPIVKKHLHDSVTPEEKSWQQVRRGRYVEFNLVYDRGVKFGLATPGSRIESILMSLPLTARWEYMHEPAKGSKEAEMLEVLKNPKEWVN; from the exons ATGTCTGTCATACTTTTGCTTGGGGTGAGCAGGACCGGTCGCGCCTCGGCCAGACATGTATTGCCTTGTTGGGGAAGAAGGGCTTTGAATGCAAACGTCAGTCGGGCTCTTTTGAACGAAACAAGGTTAGTTTCGCCGAGTGGCAGTCCGTCTGGTACAAACTCAACTGTGAGGTTCATGCACCCCGTCGCCGGAGACAAGACCGCGGCAGGGGGTCGCTACCGGAGGCGCCTGCTTGTAGGTGCGTGTGCCGCGGCGGTAGCGGGGCTTTTCGCCGGGCTCAGTCACTTTCAGCGGGCTGAGATGAAGTCCAGACCCGATTCAGATGACGGGGGAGATGACATCCTGCAGAAGTGCAAAAGTTTCATGTCCGCCCCAGTGACAGACGTCAGGGTCTTGCAGAAGAATAAGGAGGCGATGAGCACGAAGATGGAGCTGCTGATCATGGAAACGCAGGCGGAGTTCTGCAGGGCGCTGGCTGAGGTGGACGGGGGCACTTTCCAGGTGGACCGATGGGACAGAAAGGAAG GTGGTGGTGGCGTGAGCTGTGTGATGCAGGACAGCAAGGTGTTCGAGAAGGCCGGGGTCAATGTGTCCGTCGTGTTCGGACACCTCACAGAGGAAGCGGCCAAGCAGATGACGAGCCGGGGCAAGAAGCTCAAAGGAAAAGATG GAAAGCTGCCATTCTGTGCCATGGGAGTCAGCTCGGTGATCCATCCCAAGAACCCCCACATTCCCACCGTACACTTCAACTACAGATACTTTGAAATAGAAGAGGCTGACG GCTCCAAGCAGTGGTGGTTTGGAGGGGGCACTGACCTGACCCCTGTATACATAGACAAGGCAGACGCTGCACATTTTCATGGTGTCCTGAAGGAGGCCTGTGATAAACATAACCCAAAGCACTACCCAGACTTCAAGAAATG GTGTGACAAATATTTCTTCATCCGGCACAGAGGAGAGACCAGGGGCATCGGGGGCATTTTTTTTGACGACCTGGTCTCTCCCTCTCAAGAGGAGGTATTTGCCTTTGTGAAAAGCTGTGCCAAGACTGTGGTGCCCTGCTACCTGCCCATCGTGAAGAAACACCTGCACGACTCTGTCACTCCCGAGGAGAAGAGCTGGCAGCAGGTGCGGCGGGGCAG GTATGTGGAGTTTAACTTGGTCTATGATCGGGGAGTCAAGTTTGGTCTAGCAACCCCGGGGTCCAGAATAGAGAGCATCCTCATGTCTCTACCACTAACTGCCAG ATGGGAGTATATGCATGAACCTGCTAAGGGCTCCAAAGAAGCAGAAATGCTCGAAGTGCTGAAGAATCCAAAGGAATGGGTTAACTGA
- the prrg1 gene encoding transmembrane gamma-carboxyglutamic acid protein 1 codes for MRGFNTSERKRGDWEERNKVVNSSFCCAVLHQIMGSVFLSPNQANSLLKRFPRANSLLEELKQGDIQRECREETCTYEEAREAFENDEKTKRFWEEYVRESNSGSGIEMGGSLFHSVYLIVPLLAGLLLIIIVLVALWRCHSRKLFQRGSTFSQRREAAGRRDRHLSLVGMDQRGHSSYHPDISPQSDLSTNSGVTGGFSAYVGSDLTPGRLSNGDPPPSYEEAMGHTDVRIEAGDIHTDPPPQYDEIMTACSGPGVIIGHVK; via the exons ATGCGCGGATTTAATACGTCGGAGAGGAAACGGGGAGATTGGGAAGAGCGGAACAAG gtTGTGAATTCTTCATTCTGCTGTGCAGTGCTGCACCAAATCATGGGAAGTG tgttccTCTCCCCAAACCAAGCCAACTCCTTACTGAAGAGGTTTCCCAGAGCAAACAGTCTGCTGGAGGAGTTGAAGCAAGGGGACATCCAGAGGGAGTGCCGGGAGGAGACGTGCACCTATGAGGAGGCCAGAGAGGCCTTCGAGAACGATGAGAAGACG AAGAGGTTTTGGGAGGAGTATGTCAGGGAGAGTAACTCTGGCAGCGGGATAGAGATGGGAGGCAGCCTGTTCCACTCGGTCTACCTGATTGTGCCGCTGCTGGCCGGCCTGCTGCTCATTATCATCGTGCTGGTGGCTCTCTGGAGGTGCCACTCCCGCAAGCTCTTCCAGAGGGGGTCCACTTTCAGCCAGAGACGGGAGGCGGCAGGCCGGCGGGACAGGCACCTGTCCCTGGTGGGTATGGACCAGCGAGGCCACAGCTCCTACCACCCTGACATCTCCCCCCAGTCAGACCTCAGCACCAACAGTGGGGTGACGGGGGGCTTCTCGGCCTACGTGGGCTCAGACTTGACCCCGGGCAGGCTGTCCAATGGGGACCCTCCTCCCTCGTATGAAGAAGCCATGGGACACACGGATGTGAGGATCGAGGCTGGAgacattcacacagacccgCCCCCCCAGTATGACGAGATCATGACAGCCTGTTCGGGCCCCGGTGTCATCATAGGTCATGTAAAGTAA